The Paracoccus sp. MC1862 genome includes a window with the following:
- the ubiE gene encoding bifunctional demethylmenaquinone methyltransferase/2-methoxy-6-polyprenyl-1,4-benzoquinol methylase UbiE, with translation MIDTPPKQTHFGFRDVPEGEKAGMVHGVFSRVASKYDVMNDLMSVGVHRLWKNAMMDWLAPRDGQHLLDVAGGTGDIAFRFLQRAPGARVTVCDMTESMLVEGRKRAEADRLADRLSWVTGDAMALPFADASFDRYTISFGIRNVTRIPDALAEAFRVLKPGGRLMVLEFSQLPVPMLQWAYDRYSFNVIPPLGQLVAGDRDSYQYLVESIRRFPDQDSFAGMIQDAGFERVQYRNLSMGIAALHSGWKI, from the coding sequence ATGATCGACACCCCCCCGAAGCAAACCCATTTCGGCTTCCGCGACGTGCCCGAGGGCGAAAAGGCGGGGATGGTTCACGGCGTCTTCTCACGCGTGGCGTCCAAATACGACGTGATGAACGACCTGATGAGCGTGGGCGTCCACCGCCTCTGGAAGAACGCCATGATGGACTGGCTCGCGCCCCGCGACGGCCAGCACCTGCTGGACGTGGCGGGCGGGACCGGCGACATCGCCTTCCGCTTCCTTCAGCGGGCGCCGGGCGCGCGGGTGACGGTCTGCGACATGACGGAATCGATGCTGGTCGAGGGCCGCAAGCGCGCCGAGGCTGACCGTCTGGCCGACCGCCTGTCGTGGGTGACGGGCGATGCCATGGCCCTGCCCTTCGCGGACGCCAGCTTCGACCGCTACACGATCAGCTTCGGCATCCGCAACGTCACCCGCATCCCTGATGCCTTAGCCGAGGCCTTCCGGGTCCTGAAACCCGGTGGCCGCCTGATGGTGCTGGAGTTTTCCCAGCTTCCCGTGCCCATGCTGCAATGGGCCTATGACCGCTATTCCTTCAATGTGATCCCGCCCTTGGGGCAACTGGTCGCGGGCGACCGCGACAGCTACCAGTATCTCGTGGAATCCATCCGCCGCTTTCCCGACCAGGACAGCTTCGCCGGAATGATCCAAGACGCGGGCTTCGAGCGGGTTCAGTATCGCAACCTCTCGATGGGCATCGCCGCGCTGCATTCGGGCTGGAAGATCTGA
- the mutM gene encoding bifunctional DNA-formamidopyrimidine glycosylase/DNA-(apurinic or apyrimidinic site) lyase — MPELPEVETVRRGLAPHLVGRRIVRVDQRRPDLRWPMPPDLVQVLTGALVTDLRRRSKYILADLDRDASLLLHLGMSGRIRIEGEALGRFHHDPSILTRHDHLVLTTEDGTTITLNDARRFGAVDLVREGSHRLLAALGPEPFDEDFTPARLVSALAGKKAPIKAALLDQRIVAGLGNIYVCEALFRAGIHPTRASGRIGPERIARLHVAIREVLLLAIEAGGSSLRDHRQTSGELGYFQHSFRVYGREGQPCLRDGCGGTVRRIVQSGRSTWYCPDCQR; from the coding sequence ATGCCAGAACTGCCAGAGGTGGAAACGGTACGTCGCGGTCTTGCGCCGCATCTGGTGGGCCGCCGCATCGTGCGGGTGGACCAGCGCCGCCCCGACCTGCGCTGGCCGATGCCGCCGGACCTCGTGCAGGTGCTGACGGGGGCGCTTGTGACGGACCTGCGGCGGCGGTCGAAATATATCCTCGCCGATCTGGACCGCGACGCGAGCCTGCTGCTGCATCTGGGGATGTCAGGGCGGATCAGGATCGAGGGCGAGGCCTTGGGCCGCTTCCACCATGACCCCTCGATCCTGACGCGGCACGATCACCTGGTGCTGACGACCGAGGATGGCACCACAATCACCCTGAACGACGCCCGCCGCTTCGGCGCGGTGGATCTTGTGCGCGAGGGCAGCCACCGGCTGCTGGCGGCACTGGGCCCCGAACCTTTCGACGAGGATTTCACGCCGGCGCGGCTGGTGTCGGCGCTTGCCGGTAAGAAGGCGCCCATCAAGGCGGCGCTGCTGGATCAGCGGATCGTGGCAGGTCTGGGCAACATCTATGTCTGCGAGGCGCTGTTCCGGGCGGGTATCCACCCGACACGGGCCTCGGGCCGCATCGGACCCGAGCGCATCGCCCGGCTGCATGTCGCGATCCGCGAGGTGCTGTTGCTCGCCATCGAGGCGGGCGGCTCATCGCTGCGCGATCACCGCCAGACCTCGGGCGAGCTTGGCTATTTCCAGCACAGTTTCCGCGTCTATGGGCGCGAGGGGCAGCCCTGTCTGCGCGATGGCTGCGGCGGAACGGTGCGGCGGATCGTGCAATCGGGGCGATCCACCTGGTATTGCCCTGACTGCCAGCGGTGA
- a CDS encoding enoyl-CoA hydratase — protein MAYKTLIVEIADHVALIRLNRPEALNALSGELVSELAAAMTAADKDDNVRCIVLTGSEKAFAAGADIKEMASKSYVDVLTDDLFGPEIEAIQRIRKPVIAAVAGYALGGGCELAMMCDFIICAENAKFGQPEINLGVIAGIGGTQRLTRFVGKSRAMDMNLTGRFMDAAEAERSGLVSRVVPADKLIDEAMGAAKKIASKSAVATMVAKEAVNRSYETTLREGLLYERRAFHALFATEDQKEGMSAFAEKREAQFRDR, from the coding sequence ATGGCCTACAAGACCCTGATCGTCGAAATCGCCGACCATGTCGCGCTGATTCGCCTCAACCGCCCCGAGGCGCTGAACGCGCTCAGCGGCGAGCTGGTCTCGGAACTCGCCGCGGCGATGACCGCGGCGGACAAGGACGACAACGTCCGCTGCATCGTGCTGACCGGCAGCGAGAAGGCCTTTGCCGCCGGCGCCGACATCAAGGAGATGGCGTCGAAATCCTATGTGGACGTGCTGACGGACGACCTGTTCGGCCCCGAGATCGAAGCCATCCAGCGCATCCGAAAGCCGGTGATCGCCGCCGTCGCGGGCTATGCGCTGGGCGGGGGCTGCGAGCTTGCGATGATGTGCGACTTCATCATCTGCGCCGAGAACGCCAAGTTCGGCCAGCCCGAGATCAACCTGGGCGTCATCGCGGGCATCGGGGGGACGCAAAGGCTCACGCGCTTCGTGGGCAAGTCGAGAGCGATGGACATGAACCTGACCGGCCGCTTCATGGACGCGGCCGAGGCGGAACGCTCGGGCCTCGTCAGCCGGGTGGTGCCTGCCGACAAGCTGATCGACGAGGCGATGGGCGCGGCGAAAAAGATCGCCTCGAAATCCGCCGTCGCCACGATGGTCGCGAAAGAGGCCGTGAACCGCAGCTACGAGACGACACTGCGGGAAGGCTTGCTCTATGAACGCCGCGCCTTCCATGCGCTGTTCGCGACCGAGGACCAGAAGGAAGGCATGAGCGCATTCGCCGAAAAGCGCGAGGCGCAGTTCCGCGACCGCTGA